One Cucumis sativus cultivar 9930 chromosome 1, Cucumber_9930_V3, whole genome shotgun sequence DNA segment encodes these proteins:
- the LOC101207253 gene encoding CRM-domain containing factor CFM3, chloroplastic/mitochondrial — protein MALSPFSSNPSFSSSSSSSFLHSSSLSFHFILRHSQIPSSIIFTPQRFKIHCSNNTIQVETQPPRRIRVDFEVKKKRKPRPSFLEQIRHKWSTKPISSTHTFPWQQQEQDRHHKQDEGEGEEEEEEEEEQVANQTSVSIPESTTDVTQAVPITRSISAPWAHGSQSRNTQFDFKPKTPNGEVINEISKISTDDTSNRNASTISIDEISDDSSEDEAEIDTVVLPVTEKRSTLSKKIVHSVSSDNDDNGRVDLPWKREPRRDSEVDAGQRRSKTLLAEQMLPEHELRRLRNISLRMVERIEVGVKGITQELLDSIHEKWKVDEVVKLKFEGPLTVNMKRAHEKLENRTGGLVIWRSGSLIVLYRGMTYHLPCVQSYAKQNQAKSNTLDVPNNVESDDITRNEKLHTTVGTMSTIVSGASKHTKTLSKKELMELSDLNHLLDEIGPRFKDWSGCEPVPVDADLLPGIVPGYKPPTRILPYGVRHCLRNKEVTIFRRLARKMPPHFALGRNRQLQGLANAMVKLWEKCAIAKIAIKRGVENTRNERMAEELRILTGGTLLSRNKEYIVFYRGNDYLPPTITEALKERRKLADRQQDVEEQVRQVASAAIESKVKASNAPLVAGTLTETIAATSRWGSQPSGHDIENMREDSALAKLDSLIEYLKKKLALAKCKVKNAEKIIAKLQEKKEPSDLPTDLETITDEERLLFRKIGLSMKPYLLLGRRGVYDGTVENMHLHWKFRELVKIIVRGKTLQQVKHVAISLEAESNGVVISLDKTTKGYEVIVYRGKNYTRPDAMRPKNMLTRRQALARSIELQRREALKHHILDLEEKIELLKAELEERKSGKWPLKG, from the exons ATGGCGCTCTCGCCATTTTCATCcaatccttctttttcttcttcttcttcttcttcttttcttcattcttcatcGTTATCTTTCCACTTTATTCTTCGCCATTCTCAAATCCCATCTTCAATCATTTTCACACCTCAACGATTCAAAATTCACTGTTCTAACAACACAATTCAAGTTGAAACCCAACCCCCTCGTCGTATCCGAGTTGATTTTGAAGTAAAGAAGAAGCGGAAACCCAGGCCTAGCTTCCTCGAACAAATTCGCCACAAGTGGTCCACAAAACCCATTTCCTCAACACATACCTTCCCCTGGCAGCAGCAAGAACAAGATAGACACCATAAACAGGATGAGGGAGAGggggaggaagaggaagaggaagaggaagaacaGGTTGCCAATCAAACTTCTGTTTCAATTCCCGAGTCAACAACTGATGTAACTCAAGCGGTTCCTATAACTCGCTCAATCTCAGCCCCTTGGGCTCACGGGAGCCAATCGAGGAACACCCAGTTTGATTTCAAACCTAAAACGCCAAACGGTGAAGTGATCAATGAGATATCCAAGATCTCTACTGATGATACTAGTAATCGAAACGCAAGTACCATCAGTATTGATGAAATTTCAGATGATTCTTCGGAAGACGAGGCAGAAATTGATACTGTAGTTCTACCAGTTACTGAAAAACGTTCAAcattaagtaaaaaaattgtacattCGGTCAGTTCGGATAATGATGACAATGGTCGAGTTGATTTGCCATGGAAGAGAGAGCCGCGAAGGGATTCTGAAGTTGACGCAGGTCAGAGAAGAAGTAAAACATTATTGGCTGAGCAAATGCTTCCTGAGCATGAACTGCGGAGGCTCAGGAACATTTCTTTGAGAATGGTGGAGAGAATCGAAGTGGGGGTTAAAGGTATAACTCAAGAACTGTTGGATTCTATACATGAGAAGTGGAAAGTAGATGAAGTTGTCAAGTTGAAATTTGAAGGGCCTCTTACTGTCAACATGAAGAGAGCACACGAGAAATTAGAG AATAGAACTGGCGGATTGGTCATATGGAGGTCAGGTAGTTTGATAGTATTGTATAGGGGAATGACATACCACCTCCCTTGTGTTCAATCTTATGCAAAGCAAAATCAAGCTAAAAGTAATACATTGGATGTTCCAAATAATGTAGAATCTGATGATATTACACGCAATGAGAAGTTACATACAACAGTTGGAACTATGAGTACAATTGTTTCAGGTGCTTCGAAGCATACCAAGACGTTATCTAAAAAGGAACTAATGGAGTTGAGTGATCTGAACCATTTGTTAGATGAGATAGGTCCGCGTTTTAAAGATTGGTCAGGGTGCGAGCCAGTGCCTGTTGATGCAGACCTACTTCCTGGTATAGTTCCGGGATACAAACCTCCGACTAGAATTCTGCCTTATGGGGTAAGGCATTGTCTCAGGAACAAGGAGGTGACGATATTTCGCAGGCTTGCAAGAAAAATGCCTCCACATTTTGCTTTAG GAAGGAATCGGCAATTACAAGGTTTGGCCAATGCTATGGTGAAGCTTTGGGAAAAATGTGCAATTGCAAAGATTGCTATAAAACGAGGTGtagaaaatacaagaaatgAGAGGATGGCAGAAGAACTCAGG ATATTGACAGGAGGAACACTACTCTCTAGAAACAAGGAATACATTGTTTTCTATAGGGGCAATGATTACCTACCACCAACTATCACAGAAGCATTGAAAGAAAGGCGAAAGCTAGCAGATCGTCAGCAAGATGTTGAAGAGCAGGTACGACAGGTGGCTTCTGCTGCAATTGAGTCGAAAGTGAAAGCTTCAAATGCTCCGCTGGTTGCTGGAACACTTACAGAAACCATTGCAGCAACTTCTCGCTGGGGAAGCCAACCAAGTGGTcatgatattgaaaatatgaGAGAAGATTCAGCTTTAGCAAAACTTGATTCTTTAATTGAATACCTTAAGAAGAAACTAGCTCTT GCAAAATGCAAGGTCAAAAACGCAGAGAAGATAATAGCAAAATTGCAGGAGAAGAAAGAACCATCAGATCTTCCCACTGATTTGGAAACCATAACAGATGAGGAAAGACTTCTATTCCGTAAGATCGGTCTCAGTATGAAACCATATCTACTCttag GTAGGAGAGGTGTTTATGATGGCACCGTTGAGAACATGCACTTGCATTGGAAGTTCAGAGAGTTAGTAAAGATAATTGTAAGAGGAAAAACTCTCCAACAAGTCAAACACGTTGCAATCTCTCTGGAAGCAGAGAGCAACGGAGTGGTGATTTCTTTGGATAAAACTACTAAAGGTTACGAAGTTATTGTTTATCGTGGGAAGAATTATACCCGTCCTGATGCAATGAGGCCTAAAAACATGTTGACAAGAAGACAGGCGTTGGCTCGATCAATTGAGCTACAAAGACGTGAG GCACTAAAGCACCATATTTTGGATTTGGAGGAAAAGATTGAGCTGCTCAAGGCTGAACTG gaagaaaggaaaagtgGGAAATGGCCCTTGAAAGGTTGA